One Malania oleifera isolate guangnan ecotype guangnan chromosome 9, ASM2987363v1, whole genome shotgun sequence DNA segment encodes these proteins:
- the LOC131164275 gene encoding hydroxyproline O-arabinosyltransferase 3, producing MTLRKSMGRASPLLLVLLALGFFFATYNFLTIITPNRGNSSRKWLAVDSSSQLSSDPITEMPENAKRPNTAKLPFHVALTATDAPYSKWQCRIMYYWYKKMKNLPGSEMGGFTRILHSGKPDDLMDEIPTFVVDPLPPGLDRGYVVLNRPWAFVQWLDKATIEEEYILMAEPDHIFVKPLPNLARGGYPAAYSFFYIKPEKHEKIIRKYYPKEIGPVTNVDPIGNSPVIIKRDLLEKISPTWMNVSLRMKDDPETDQAFGWVLEMYAYAVASALHGVTHILQKNFMIQPPWDLKIEKAFIIHFTYGCDYNLKGELTYGKIGEWRFDKRSYLRGPPPKNLSLPPPGVPESVVTLVKMVNEATANIPGWEAE from the exons ATGACTTTGAGGAAGAGCATGGGACGGGCTTCCCCACTGTTGCTGGTTCTTTTGGCTCTTGGGTTTTTCTTTGCCACATATAATTTTTTAACTATAATAACTCCGAATAGAGGTAACAGTTCAAGGAAGTGGCTGGCCGTTGATTCAAGCAGTCAGTTATCTTCTGATCCCATAACTGAGATGCCTGAGAATGCGAAAAGACCGAATACTGCCAAGTTACCTTTCCATGTGGCCCTAACAGCAACTGATGCACCTTACAGCAAGTGGCAGTGTCGCATTATGTACTACTGGTATAAGAAGATGAAGAACTTGCCTGGTTCGGAGATGGGAGGATTCACTCGAATTCTGCATTCAGGAAAGCCTGACGACTTGATGGATGAGATCCCTACTTTTGTAGTTGATCCTCTTCCACCTGGCTTGGATCGG GGTTATGTTGTTTTGAACAGACCATGGGCCTTTGTTCAGTGGCTGGATAAGGCTACAATTGAGGAAGA ATATATATTGATGGCAGAACCAGATCACATTTTTGTAAAGCCTTTACCTAATTTGGCGCGTGGAGGATATCCGGCTGCCTATTCATTTTTCTACATTAAGCctgaaaaacatgaaaaaatcATAAGGAAGTATTATCCCAAGGAGATTGGCCCAGTAACAAATGTTGATCCTATTGGAAATTCTCCGGTCATTATCAAGAGG GATTTGCTGGAGAAGATTTCTCCTACCTGGATGAATGTTTCTTTGAGAATGAAAGATGACCCAGAGACTGATCAAGCTTTTGGATGGGTGCTAGAAAT GTATGCATATGCTGTAGCATCTGCTCTTCATGGAGTGACGCACATTCTTCAGAAAAACTTTATGATACAG CCTCCttgggatttgaaaattgaaaaagcTTTTATAATTCATTTTACTTATGGATGCGACTACAATCTAAAG GGTGAGCTAACATATGGGAAAATTGGAGAGTGGCGATTTGACAAGCGATCTTATCTGCGTGGACCACCACCAAAAAACCTTTCCTTGCCCCCTCCAGGAGTTCCTGAAAGTGTG GTAACTCTGGTAAAGATGGTGAATGAAGCTACTGCTAATATTCCTGGCTGGGAAGCAGAATAG